In the Chromatiaceae bacterium genome, one interval contains:
- a CDS encoding thioredoxin family protein — MNLFVYAVLGLSATWIAYLLYMHVATRAAEGRPAEPLFSVFPALAQVSGRALVYCFSPQCGPCKPMSKEVDNLVSNGAPVFKLDVTLHPQISRELGIRATPTLIVIEDGTVARMVLGAKSAGFMQQLITPGAH; from the coding sequence GTGAATCTGTTCGTGTACGCGGTGCTGGGGCTTTCCGCCACCTGGATCGCCTATCTGCTTTACATGCATGTCGCGACACGCGCGGCCGAAGGACGCCCGGCGGAACCGCTGTTCAGTGTGTTCCCGGCGTTGGCCCAGGTATCCGGACGGGCGCTGGTATATTGCTTCAGTCCACAGTGCGGACCCTGCAAACCCATGTCAAAGGAGGTCGACAACCTGGTGTCGAACGGTGCACCAGTGTTCAAACTCGATGTGACACTGCATCCGCAGATCAGTCGCGAATTGGGTATACGCGCGACACCGACATTGATCGTCATCGAGGACGGCACGGTAGCGCGCATGGTGCTCGGCGCGAAGTCCGCCGGCTTCATGCAGCAACTGATCACCCCCGGGGCACATTGA